In Necator americanus strain Aroian chromosome IV, whole genome shotgun sequence, the following proteins share a genomic window:
- a CDS encoding hypothetical protein (NECATOR_CHRIV.G14510.T3), whose protein sequence is MSDHRRMIITGDLDYDVRVWAAKNIFINGSCPEIYKPLIVGGMNTFYMYVFPVQFFLGVIGNALNLCVLLSRHMRSEANYLLSALAIADILLFLTMLPSALGVWPSFYTNDYFRRFYYHSHTMRHWFSNVFSCMTCWLILAVSVERYMGISSPMHIRYEWRNSRVLYLMLAVIAGSLSLTAFHHFEYKYGYASMCNGTLTYAKLVPIERLVPFISTAQVRVVTILKTLQIILVVILPLIGIVVLNLRIIVVLRRSSVLVTRSSKSSTDDPNDEFLRDTDSRQRRDRKVTITVLAIIACFFLTHTPSTVPFILELISPIMTSTQREHIRRLMPELGPIVHGWLLTGKVMNFVLFCMSSVYFRRRLRAIMRNRIGCDTSLKKYSGISSGYSARWQAIRMNTLIYRESAVRQSSFVTQLE, encoded by the exons ATGTCGGACCATCGCAG AATGATCATCACCGGTGATCTCGACTACGACGTTCGGGTATGGGCAGCAAAGAATATT TTTATCAACGGCTCATGTCCGGAAATCTACAAACCATTGATCGTTGGAGGCATGAATACCTTTTATATGTACGTCTTCCCAGTGCAGTTCTTCCTTGGCGTCATTGGTAATGCGCTGAACTTGTGCGTACTCCTCAGCAGACACATGCGAAGCGAG GCAAACTACCTGCTCTCAGCGCTCGCTATCGCTGATATATTACTCTTTCTTACGATGCTTCCATCGGCACTGGGGGTTTGGCCTTCCTTCTACACCAATGACTACTTCAG gagattTTACTACCACTCGCACACTATGCGTCACTGGTTCTCCAACGTCTTTTCCTGTATGACATGCTGGCTGATTTTGGCAGTTTCGGTAGAGAG ATATATGGGCATCTCTTCTCCGATGCACATTCGCTACGAGTGGCGGAATTCTCGAGTTCTTTACCTGATGCTCGCAGTGATAGCGGGCAGTCTTTCGCTGACAGCATTCCATCATTTCGAATACAAATATGGCTACGCCAGCATGTGTAATGGAACGCTCACCTATGCGAAACTTGTGCCTATAGAGCGG CTTGTTCCGTTTATCTCAACCGCTCAAGTACGAGTGGTTACGATATTGAAGACGCTACAAATAATCCTTGTAGTGATTTTACCTCTTATCGGTATTGTCGTGCTCAATCTAAGGATCATTGTTGTGCTGAGAAGAAGCAGTGTGCTCGTCACAAGATCTTCTAAAAGCAGCACGGATGATCCAAACGATGAATTCCTCCG CGACACTGACTCTCGTCAAAGACGTGACCGAAAAGTGACCATCACCGTGTTGGCCATTATTGCCTGCTTCTTCCTCACACAT acCCCCTCCACGGTTCCGTTCATTTTGGAACTCATTTCTCCAATCATGACTTCCACACAAAGAGAACACATACGTCGACTTATGCCAGAGCTCGGCCCCATTGTGCACGGGTGGTTATTAACTGGAAAG GTTATGAATTTCGTACTTTTCTGTATGTCATCGGTCTACTTCAGGCGGCGTCTCCGAGCGATCATGCGAAACAGG ATAGGATGCGACACTAGCTTGAAAAAGTACTCTGGGATATCAAGCGGATATTCAGCTAGGTGGCAAGCTATTCGAATGAACACGTTGATCTACAGGGAGAGTGCAGTCCGCCAAAGCAGCTTCGTTACGCAGCTGGAATGA
- a CDS encoding hypothetical protein (NECATOR_CHRIV.G14510.T2): MSDHRRMIITGDLDYDVRVWAAKNIFINGSCPEIYKPLIVGGMNTFYMYVFPVQFFLGVIGNALNLCVLLSRHMRSEANYLLSALAIADILLFLTMLPSALGVWPSFYTNDYFRRFYYHSHTMRHWFSNVFSCMTCWLILAVSVERYMGISSPMHIRYEWRNSRVLYLMLAVIAGSLSLTAFHHFEYKYGYASMCNGTLTYAKLVPIERLVPFISTAQVRVVTILKTLQIILVVILPLIGIVVLNLRIIVVLRRSSVLVTRSSKSSTDDPNDEFLRDTDSRQRRDRKVTITVLAIIACFFLTHTPSTVPFILELISPIMTSTQREHIRRLMPELGPIVHGWLLTGKVMNFVLFCMSSVYFRRRLRAIMRNRVRQC, from the exons ATGTCGGACCATCGCAG AATGATCATCACCGGTGATCTCGACTACGACGTTCGGGTATGGGCAGCAAAGAATATT TTTATCAACGGCTCATGTCCGGAAATCTACAAACCATTGATCGTTGGAGGCATGAATACCTTTTATATGTACGTCTTCCCAGTGCAGTTCTTCCTTGGCGTCATTGGTAATGCGCTGAACTTGTGCGTACTCCTCAGCAGACACATGCGAAGCGAG GCAAACTACCTGCTCTCAGCGCTCGCTATCGCTGATATATTACTCTTTCTTACGATGCTTCCATCGGCACTGGGGGTTTGGCCTTCCTTCTACACCAATGACTACTTCAG gagattTTACTACCACTCGCACACTATGCGTCACTGGTTCTCCAACGTCTTTTCCTGTATGACATGCTGGCTGATTTTGGCAGTTTCGGTAGAGAG ATATATGGGCATCTCTTCTCCGATGCACATTCGCTACGAGTGGCGGAATTCTCGAGTTCTTTACCTGATGCTCGCAGTGATAGCGGGCAGTCTTTCGCTGACAGCATTCCATCATTTCGAATACAAATATGGCTACGCCAGCATGTGTAATGGAACGCTCACCTATGCGAAACTTGTGCCTATAGAGCGG CTTGTTCCGTTTATCTCAACCGCTCAAGTACGAGTGGTTACGATATTGAAGACGCTACAAATAATCCTTGTAGTGATTTTACCTCTTATCGGTATTGTCGTGCTCAATCTAAGGATCATTGTTGTGCTGAGAAGAAGCAGTGTGCTCGTCACAAGATCTTCTAAAAGCAGCACGGATGATCCAAACGATGAATTCCTCCG CGACACTGACTCTCGTCAAAGACGTGACCGAAAAGTGACCATCACCGTGTTGGCCATTATTGCCTGCTTCTTCCTCACACAT acCCCCTCCACGGTTCCGTTCATTTTGGAACTCATTTCTCCAATCATGACTTCCACACAAAGAGAACACATACGTCGACTTATGCCAGAGCTCGGCCCCATTGTGCACGGGTGGTTATTAACTGGAAAG GTTATGAATTTCGTACTTTTCTGTATGTCATCGGTCTACTTCAGGCGGCGTCTCCGAGCGATCATGCGAAACAGGGTGAGACAGTGCTGA
- a CDS encoding hypothetical protein (NECATOR_CHRIV.G14510.T1) — MIITGDLDYDVRVWAAKNIFINGSCPEIYKPLIVGGMNTFYMYVFPVQFFLGVIGNALNLCVLLSRHMRSEANYLLSALAIADILLFLTMLPSALGVWPSFYTNDYFRRFYYHSHTMRHWFSNVFSCMTCWLILAVSVERYMGISSPMHIRYEWRNSRVLYLMLAVIAGSLSLTAFHHFEYKYGYASMCNGTLTYAKLVPIERLVPFISTAQVRVVTILKTLQIILVVILPLIGIVVLNLRIIVVLRRSSVLVTRSSKSSTDDPNDEFLRDTDSRQRRDRKVTITVLAIIACFFLTHTPSTVPFILELISPIMTSTQREHIRRLMPELGPIVHGWLLTGKVMNFVLFCMSSVYFRRRLRAIMRNRIGCDTSLKKYSGISSGYSARWQAIRMNTLIYRESAVRQSSFVTQLE; from the exons ATGATCATCACCGGTGATCTCGACTACGACGTTCGGGTATGGGCAGCAAAGAATATT TTTATCAACGGCTCATGTCCGGAAATCTACAAACCATTGATCGTTGGAGGCATGAATACCTTTTATATGTACGTCTTCCCAGTGCAGTTCTTCCTTGGCGTCATTGGTAATGCGCTGAACTTGTGCGTACTCCTCAGCAGACACATGCGAAGCGAG GCAAACTACCTGCTCTCAGCGCTCGCTATCGCTGATATATTACTCTTTCTTACGATGCTTCCATCGGCACTGGGGGTTTGGCCTTCCTTCTACACCAATGACTACTTCAG gagattTTACTACCACTCGCACACTATGCGTCACTGGTTCTCCAACGTCTTTTCCTGTATGACATGCTGGCTGATTTTGGCAGTTTCGGTAGAGAG ATATATGGGCATCTCTTCTCCGATGCACATTCGCTACGAGTGGCGGAATTCTCGAGTTCTTTACCTGATGCTCGCAGTGATAGCGGGCAGTCTTTCGCTGACAGCATTCCATCATTTCGAATACAAATATGGCTACGCCAGCATGTGTAATGGAACGCTCACCTATGCGAAACTTGTGCCTATAGAGCGG CTTGTTCCGTTTATCTCAACCGCTCAAGTACGAGTGGTTACGATATTGAAGACGCTACAAATAATCCTTGTAGTGATTTTACCTCTTATCGGTATTGTCGTGCTCAATCTAAGGATCATTGTTGTGCTGAGAAGAAGCAGTGTGCTCGTCACAAGATCTTCTAAAAGCAGCACGGATGATCCAAACGATGAATTCCTCCG CGACACTGACTCTCGTCAAAGACGTGACCGAAAAGTGACCATCACCGTGTTGGCCATTATTGCCTGCTTCTTCCTCACACAT acCCCCTCCACGGTTCCGTTCATTTTGGAACTCATTTCTCCAATCATGACTTCCACACAAAGAGAACACATACGTCGACTTATGCCAGAGCTCGGCCCCATTGTGCACGGGTGGTTATTAACTGGAAAG GTTATGAATTTCGTACTTTTCTGTATGTCATCGGTCTACTTCAGGCGGCGTCTCCGAGCGATCATGCGAAACAGG ATAGGATGCGACACTAGCTTGAAAAAGTACTCTGGGATATCAAGCGGATATTCAGCTAGGTGGCAAGCTATTCGAATGAACACGTTGATCTACAGGGAGAGTGCAGTCCGCCAAAGCAGCTTCGTTACGCAGCTGGAATGA